In Burkholderiales bacterium, the genomic stretch GCGTGCACGACGTCAAGGCGACCTGCGATGCGCTCGCGATCTATAACGCGGTGATGGCCGAGCCGCCGCCTGACGCGTAACGGGGTCGCAGCCGCTTCCGCGTTTCGAAGGCGGCCGCTCGATAGGACGCGATCTCCAACCTTGCTAAACTCCGTTTTTTCCTCACCCACATTTCCCATGACCCGAAAATACTTTGGCACCGACGGCATTCGCGGCCGCGTTGGCGTTGCGCCGATCACTCCGGAATTTGTCATGCGGCTGGGCTACGCGGCTGGCAGGGTACTGACTCGCAGCGAGCATTCCATCTCAACATCGCCGGCGGTTTTGATCGGCAAGGACACGCGCATCTCCGGCTATATGCTCGAATCGGCGCTGCAGGCTGGCCTGTCGGCGGCCGGCGTCGACAGCCATCTAACCGGGCCCATGCCGACCCCGGCCGTCGCCTATCTGACGCGCGCGCTGCGCCTCCAGGCCGGCATCGTGATCAGCGCCTCGCACAATCCCTACGATGACAACGGCATCAAGTTTTTCTCGGCCGCCGGCGAGAAGCTGGATGACGGCATCGAGTGCGCGATTGAAGCCGGCCTGAACGATCTGGTCAGGACCGTCGCCTCCGAGAAGCTCGGCAAGGCCTACCGCATCAAGGATGCGGCGGGGCGCTACATCGAGTTTTGCAAAAGCGCATTCCCCAACGAGCTCGATTTGCGCGGCATGCGCATCGTCGTCGATTGCGCGCACGGCGCGACTTATCACGTCGCCCCGCACGTGTTTCACGAGTTGGGCGCCGAGGTCGTTTCGATAGGCGTGCAGCCGGACGGCCTCAATATCAACGCCGGTTTCGGCGCGACCGAGACCGATGCGCTGAAGCAAGCCGTATTGCGCGAACACGCCGATATCGGTATCGCGCTGGACGGCGACGGCGATCGCGTGATGATGATCGACGCGTCGGGCGCGCTGTTCGACGGCGATCAACTCTTGTTTCTGATGGCGCGCCATCGTCAGCAGGAAGGGCGGCTGAAGGGCGGCGTCGTCGGCACCGCCATGACCAATCTCGGCGTTGAGCAGGCATTCCGGCAACTGAACATTCCATTCGCGCGCGCCAAGGTCGGCGACCGCTATGTGCTCGAAATGCTGAAAGCGCGCGGCTGGCAACTGGGCGGCGAGGGCTCCGGCCACATCATCTGCCTCGACAAACACACGACCGGCGACGGCATCGTGTCGGCCTTGCAGGTGCTGCATCTGCTCAGGATCAAACAGACGACCTTGGCCGAATGTGCAGCCGCGCTCACGCTTTACCCGCAAATCCTTATCAATGTGAAATTCGCGCGGCGTTTCAATGTCGATGCCGATCCGGCAGTCAAAGCCAGGGTCGCGGAAGCCGAGTCGGCAATGGCCGATCGCGGCCGCGTGCTGTTGCGCGCTTCAGGCACCGAGCCCGTGGTACGGGTTATGGTGGAGGCCGAAAAGCGCGATGTCGCCGAGCAATGGGCGCAGGCAATTGCCAGGCAGGTGCGGGATGCCGAGAAGGCGGCGCACCCCAACGTGGCTGGCGATGGCGAACAGGAGCACAATCCAGTCATCACACTGTAACAATACGTTCATAAACTCTCGACAGGCGCCGCCCCGACCCAGCCGCCCCCGACCCAGCCCGCAGAGAGCGATAAATGGCCACGATACTGGTAGTTGAAGACGAATCCGCGATCCTCGAATTGCTCACCCTAAACCTCAAGCACGCCGGCCACAACGTGCTGCCGGCGCGGGACGCCGAAAGCGCGATCGCGATCATCAATAATGTGATTCCGGATCTGGTGCTGCTCGACTGGATGCTGCCGGGCCGCTCCGGCATCGCGCTGGCGAAACAGCTTCGCGAGAATAAGCGCACCAAGCCCCTGCCGATCATTTTTCTGACTGCGCGTTCGGAAGAACACGACAAGGTCGCCGCCCTCGAAACCGGCGTCGACGACTATGTAACGAAACCGTTTTCGCCGCGTGAGTTGGCGGCTCGCATCAAGGCAGTGTTGCGCCGGCGCGCGCCGCATGTCACCGACGATGCCGTGCTGATCGGTGATTTGCGGCTCGATCCCGCGACCCATCGCGTGACCGGCAAGGGTCAGTTGCTCGAACTGGGCCCGGTCGAGTTTCGCCTGCTGCATTATCTGATGACGCATCCCGAACGCGTGCATTCGCGCAAACAGTTGCTCGATGAAGTCTGGGGCGATCATGTTTTCGTCGAAGAGCGCACCGTCGATGTCCACATACGGCGCCTGCGCATGGCTTTGTCGCCAAGCGGGAGTGAGCATCTGATCGAGACCGTGCGCGGCAGTGGCTATCGGCTTTCGCAGATGGCGTAATGAACGGTCACCAAATCTGAATTTGACCCATCCCATGCACAAAGAACATTCGTCGAAACGCTACGATACCCAGCTCGAAGCGCTCCGAACGCGCGTCCTGCAAATGGGCGGATTGGTC encodes the following:
- the glmM gene encoding phosphoglucosamine mutase; the encoded protein is MTRKYFGTDGIRGRVGVAPITPEFVMRLGYAAGRVLTRSEHSISTSPAVLIGKDTRISGYMLESALQAGLSAAGVDSHLTGPMPTPAVAYLTRALRLQAGIVISASHNPYDDNGIKFFSAAGEKLDDGIECAIEAGLNDLVRTVASEKLGKAYRIKDAAGRYIEFCKSAFPNELDLRGMRIVVDCAHGATYHVAPHVFHELGAEVVSIGVQPDGLNINAGFGATETDALKQAVLREHADIGIALDGDGDRVMMIDASGALFDGDQLLFLMARHRQQEGRLKGGVVGTAMTNLGVEQAFRQLNIPFARAKVGDRYVLEMLKARGWQLGGEGSGHIICLDKHTTGDGIVSALQVLHLLRIKQTTLAECAAALTLYPQILINVKFARRFNVDADPAVKARVAEAESAMADRGRVLLRASGTEPVVRVMVEAEKRDVAEQWAQAIARQVRDAEKAAHPNVAGDGEQEHNPVITL
- the phoB gene encoding phosphate regulon transcriptional regulator PhoB; its protein translation is MATILVVEDESAILELLTLNLKHAGHNVLPARDAESAIAIINNVIPDLVLLDWMLPGRSGIALAKQLRENKRTKPLPIIFLTARSEEHDKVAALETGVDDYVTKPFSPRELAARIKAVLRRRAPHVTDDAVLIGDLRLDPATHRVTGKGQLLELGPVEFRLLHYLMTHPERVHSRKQLLDEVWGDHVFVEERTVDVHIRRLRMALSPSGSEHLIETVRGSGYRLSQMA